From Vibrio aerogenes, a single genomic window includes:
- the flgG gene encoding flagellar basal-body rod protein FlgG translates to MHPALWVSKTGLDAQQTNIATISNNLANASTVGFKKSRAVFEDLFYQNVNQPGGQSSQNTELPSGLMLGAGSKVVATQKVHTNGNAQTTSNSLDMMIEGDGFFQVLMPDGNIGYSRNGQFTLNAEGMVVTSGSGYPLQPEIVIPEDAQSITVGNDGQVSVRIRGQQENQVVGQITTVDFVNPGGLEPVGQNLYLPTGASGDPQEGVPGLDGLGNVRQSMLESSNVNVTEELVNLIEAQRVYEMNSKVISAVDKMMGYVNQQL, encoded by the coding sequence ATGCATCCGGCATTATGGGTTAGTAAGACAGGTTTAGATGCGCAACAGACAAATATTGCGACCATTTCTAACAACCTTGCGAACGCATCGACAGTGGGCTTTAAGAAAAGCCGGGCTGTGTTTGAAGATCTCTTTTACCAAAATGTGAATCAGCCAGGTGGTCAGTCATCTCAGAATACTGAACTACCGAGCGGATTGATGCTTGGCGCGGGTTCTAAAGTAGTTGCGACGCAAAAAGTACACACGAATGGTAATGCACAGACAACCAGTAACAGTCTGGACATGATGATCGAAGGTGATGGTTTCTTTCAGGTATTGATGCCTGACGGTAATATTGGTTATAGCCGCAACGGTCAGTTCACATTAAATGCGGAAGGTATGGTCGTGACTTCCGGTTCTGGCTATCCATTGCAGCCTGAGATCGTTATTCCTGAAGATGCACAATCAATTACGGTTGGTAACGACGGGCAAGTTTCAGTGCGTATCCGCGGACAACAGGAAAATCAGGTTGTAGGACAAATTACTACAGTTGATTTCGTCAATCCTGGTGGATTAGAACCTGTCGGACAAAACTTATATTTACCAACAGGAGCCAGTGGTGATCCGCAGGAAGGTGTTCCGGGACTTGATGGCTTGGGTAATGTTCGCCAGTCTATGCTTGAAAGTTCTAATGTCAATGTGACAGAAGAGCTGGTGAATCTGATTGAAGCGCAGCGTGTTTATGAAATGAATTCAAAAGTCATTTCTGCTGTAGATAAAATGATGGGCTATGTAAATCAACAGCTTTAA
- a CDS encoding flagellin, translated as MTINVNTNVSAMTAQRYLTKATDELNTSMERLSSGNRINSAKDDAAGLQISNRLISQSRGLDVAIRNASDGISIAQTAEGAMGESTSILQRMRDLALQSANGTNSHSEREALNDEFHALQDELNRIAETTSFGGRRLLNGTFGEAAFQIGSNAGEAIIIGLTSMRADDPHMGGKTFSSENGKSEDWGVPADKRDLKMEFTTKDGEEIEININAKPGDDIQEVATYINGQNERVKASVNDDGQLQLFIGETDIVGDLSVSGGLASELGMEDGEGTYTTVNQADILSIGTSQNAVSILDAALKYVDSERADLGAKQNRLSHSINNLSNIQENVEASKSRIKDTDFAKETTQMTKAQILQQAGTSILAQAKQLPNAAISLLQ; from the coding sequence ATGACCATTAATGTAAATACGAATGTGTCAGCGATGACAGCTCAACGCTATCTGACGAAAGCGACTGATGAGCTGAATACATCGATGGAACGTCTATCTTCAGGGAATCGAATTAATAGTGCTAAAGATGATGCGGCAGGTCTGCAGATCTCTAACCGGTTGATTTCTCAATCCCGTGGTTTAGACGTTGCTATTCGTAATGCGAGTGACGGTATCTCTATTGCTCAAACAGCTGAAGGAGCAATGGGGGAGTCAACAAGTATCTTACAGCGTATGCGTGATTTGGCTTTGCAATCAGCAAACGGAACAAACTCTCATTCAGAGCGTGAAGCATTGAATGACGAGTTTCATGCACTGCAGGATGAGTTAAACCGTATTGCTGAGACAACCTCTTTTGGTGGCCGCAGATTATTGAATGGAACGTTCGGTGAAGCCGCTTTCCAGATCGGCTCTAATGCTGGTGAAGCAATTATTATTGGTTTAACCAGTATGCGGGCTGATGATCCTCACATGGGTGGTAAAACATTCTCCAGTGAAAACGGAAAAAGTGAAGACTGGGGAGTTCCGGCTGATAAGCGGGATCTGAAAATGGAGTTTACGACCAAAGATGGCGAAGAGATTGAAATCAATATTAATGCAAAACCCGGAGACGATATCCAGGAAGTTGCAACTTACATCAATGGTCAAAATGAACGGGTGAAAGCTTCTGTAAATGATGACGGGCAGCTTCAGCTTTTCATCGGTGAAACTGACATTGTTGGCGATCTTTCAGTCTCGGGTGGCTTAGCCTCTGAACTTGGCATGGAAGATGGTGAAGGCACATATACGACAGTGAATCAGGCAGATATTTTATCGATTGGTACTTCTCAAAATGCAGTCAGCATTTTGGATGCAGCTTTAAAATATGTTGATTCTGAACGGGCAGACTTAGGTGCTAAGCAAAACCGTTTAAGCCATAGTATCAACAATTTGTCTAACATTCAGGAGAATGTTGAAGCATCGAAAAGTCGTATTAAAGATACTGATTTTGCTAAAGAAACAACCCAGATGACAAAAGCGCAAATTTTGCAACAGGCCGGCACTTCTATTCTGGCTCAGGCAAAACAATTACCAAACGCTGCAATCTCCTTATTGCAGTAG
- a CDS encoding flagellin yields MAVNVNTNVSAMTAQRYLNSATQQMNSSMERLSSGYKINSAKDDAAGLQISNRLNVQSRGLGVAVRNANDGISIAQTAEGAMKETTSILQRMRDLSLQSSNGSNSKSDRQAIQEEITSLNDELNRIAETTSFGGAKLMNGSFSTKSFQIGADSGEAVMLNLKNMRSDNSSMGGQSYVAEEGKDKSWSVNGDDNDLTITLNDKVEGEKTIEINAKAGDDIEELATYINGQTDELVASVNEKGQLQLFTDNNQIDGELDFGGSLASELGLSSDSKEVTVDSINVTSVGGAQQAVAVVDAALQYVDSHRAELGAFQNRFGHAISNLNNIDENVNASASRIKDTDFAKETTALTKAQILSQASSSVLAQAKQAPNSALALLG; encoded by the coding sequence ATGGCGGTTAATGTAAATACAAACGTATCAGCGATGACGGCTCAGCGTTATCTGAATAGCGCAACGCAACAAATGAACTCATCAATGGAACGTTTATCTTCTGGATATAAAATCAATAGCGCGAAGGATGATGCGGCTGGGTTGCAAATTTCGAATCGTTTGAATGTCCAGAGTCGTGGTCTTGGAGTTGCTGTCCGAAACGCAAACGATGGTATCTCTATCGCCCAAACAGCTGAAGGTGCGATGAAAGAAACAACAAGCATTCTGCAGCGTATGAGAGATCTGTCTCTACAATCTTCAAATGGTTCTAACTCTAAATCAGATCGTCAGGCAATTCAGGAAGAAATTACATCATTAAATGATGAATTAAACCGTATTGCTGAAACAACATCATTTGGTGGTGCGAAGTTGATGAATGGTTCATTCTCAACTAAGTCTTTCCAAATCGGTGCTGATAGCGGCGAAGCGGTTATGTTGAACCTGAAAAATATGCGTAGTGACAATAGCAGCATGGGTGGTCAAAGCTATGTTGCTGAAGAAGGTAAAGATAAAAGCTGGTCTGTAAATGGCGATGATAACGATTTGACAATCACTTTGAATGATAAAGTTGAAGGTGAGAAAACAATCGAAATCAATGCTAAAGCCGGTGATGATATTGAAGAGCTTGCTACATATATTAATGGTCAGACTGATGAACTGGTTGCATCTGTAAATGAAAAAGGTCAGTTGCAATTGTTCACAGATAACAATCAGATCGACGGCGAGTTGGACTTTGGTGGTAGTCTGGCGAGTGAACTAGGTCTGTCTTCTGACTCAAAAGAAGTCACAGTTGATTCTATCAATGTCACTTCTGTAGGTGGTGCGCAACAAGCTGTTGCTGTTGTTGATGCTGCTCTACAATATGTAGATAGTCACCGTGCTGAACTGGGTGCATTCCAGAACCGTTTTGGACATGCGATCAGCAACCTGAACAACATTGACGAAAACGTGAATGCTTCTGCAAGCCGTATCAAAGATACTGATTTTGCAAAAGAAACGACAGCTTTGACAAAAGCTCAGATTCTTTCTCAAGCTTCAAGTTCAGTGCTTGCCCAGGCAAAACAAGCGCCAAATTCAGCATTAGCACTTTTAGGCTAA
- the flgH gene encoding flagellar basal body L-ring protein FlgH, giving the protein MKRIVTLGLISFLSGCSLVQYDSNDWAYTEGTTTVDAVEGDKSQETNNSNGLLDSLSSRVDPVAGDPAWAPIHPKKQPEHYAAETGSLFSQAASNSLYDDSKPRKVGDIITVTLNESTKAAKSSDADLSKNNDASMDPLEVGGKELNIGEYNFSYNLSNGNKFSGSAAANQSNSISGSISVEVVEVLNNGNLIIRGEKWLTLNTGDEYIRLSGTVRPEDIAFDNTIPSNRISNARIQYSGTGTNQDMQEPGFLARFFNIAL; this is encoded by the coding sequence ATGAAACGTATAGTAACACTTGGTTTAATTAGTTTTTTGTCTGGTTGTTCGCTGGTTCAGTATGATTCAAATGACTGGGCTTATACAGAAGGTACAACAACTGTCGATGCAGTCGAAGGGGATAAATCACAAGAGACTAATAATAGCAATGGTTTACTTGATTCATTGAGCAGCCGGGTTGATCCCGTTGCCGGTGATCCGGCATGGGCCCCGATTCATCCTAAAAAACAGCCTGAGCATTACGCGGCAGAAACGGGTTCTCTGTTCAGTCAGGCTGCTTCAAACAGCCTGTATGATGATTCAAAACCGAGAAAAGTAGGTGATATCATCACAGTCACACTCAATGAAAGTACGAAGGCTGCTAAAAGTTCTGATGCTGATCTGTCCAAGAATAATGATGCATCAATGGATCCTTTAGAGGTCGGAGGGAAAGAGCTTAACATTGGGGAATACAACTTTTCTTATAATTTGAGTAATGGCAATAAATTCTCCGGAAGTGCTGCTGCAAATCAAAGTAACAGTATTTCTGGTTCGATTTCTGTTGAAGTGGTGGAAGTGTTAAATAACGGCAATCTCATCATTCGTGGAGAAAAGTGGCTGACATTGAATACCGGCGATGAATACATTCGTCTGAGTGGTACGGTCAGGCCTGAAGATATTGCCTTCGATAATACAATCCCGTCAAACCGTATCTCTAATGCCAGAATTCAATATTCCGGAACAGGGACGAACCAGGATATGCAGGAACCTGGATTTCTGGCACGATTTTTTAATATAGCTCTGTAA
- the flgL gene encoding flagellar hook-associated protein FlgL produces MLNRISSFHNYQAVQNDLRRQEAKVHHNQAQLASGKKLLTAADNPLATHYIQNVGQQEEQIRQYLDAIVMVRNRLGHQEAIIANAEDYADVAKRTVMEMINGALSAEDRMAHERELEELSNNLLNLSNEQDESSNYIFAGTKPKNQPFFRDNDGNVTYAGDDYQRKMKISNALEVPFNNPGNKIFMDIKNPFGDYEPDYQLQEGSDLLLERAVNKDSDDESNYSVVFVDMGNGEYGYQLDQDGSAVQTDIFNPKTGIQYEGLTINVKGQITAGDRIELSPRKTFSIFDTFKEAMKYSKNSVSDASSTAKLHQMTEEFHTAFIHLNKVRTDIGARLTTLDIQENEHEDYKLTLARSKSSFEDLDYADAVIEFNENTRALQASQQAFGKTKDLTLFNYI; encoded by the coding sequence ATGTTAAATCGCATTTCAAGCTTTCATAACTATCAGGCAGTTCAGAATGATCTGCGTCGTCAGGAAGCAAAGGTCCACCATAACCAGGCTCAGCTGGCGTCTGGTAAGAAGTTGTTGACGGCTGCTGATAATCCATTAGCGACGCACTACATTCAAAATGTAGGGCAGCAGGAAGAGCAAATCCGGCAGTATCTGGATGCGATTGTCATGGTAAGAAACCGACTCGGTCACCAGGAAGCTATTATCGCGAATGCGGAAGATTATGCGGATGTGGCAAAGCGGACTGTGATGGAAATGATCAATGGTGCGTTGTCTGCTGAAGACCGTATGGCCCATGAGCGGGAGCTTGAAGAGTTATCAAATAATCTGCTCAATTTGAGTAATGAGCAGGATGAGTCGAGTAATTATATCTTTGCCGGGACAAAGCCTAAAAATCAACCGTTTTTCAGAGACAATGATGGCAATGTCACTTATGCAGGGGATGACTATCAGAGAAAAATGAAAATTTCCAATGCTCTGGAAGTGCCCTTCAATAATCCCGGCAATAAAATTTTTATGGACATTAAGAATCCCTTTGGGGATTACGAGCCTGACTATCAGTTGCAGGAAGGTTCTGACTTGTTGTTAGAAAGAGCCGTAAATAAAGATTCTGATGATGAATCCAACTATTCGGTCGTGTTTGTTGACATGGGAAATGGTGAGTATGGCTATCAGCTGGATCAGGATGGCAGTGCTGTGCAGACGGATATATTTAACCCTAAAACAGGGATTCAGTATGAAGGTCTGACCATTAATGTAAAAGGGCAAATTACAGCCGGAGATCGGATTGAACTGTCACCAAGAAAGACATTCAGTATTTTCGATACGTTTAAAGAAGCGATGAAATACTCCAAAAACTCAGTGTCGGATGCATCTTCTACAGCAAAGTTGCATCAGATGACTGAAGAATTTCATACAGCTTTCATTCATCTCAATAAAGTACGAACAGATATTGGTGCCCGTTTAACAACCCTGGATATTCAGGAAAACGAGCATGAAGATTACAAACTGACTTTAGCCAGATCGAAAAGCAGTTTTGAAGATCTCGATTATGCAGATGCAGTTATCGAGTTTAATGAAAATACACGCGCGCTTCAGGCTTCACAACAGGCCTTCGGTAAGACAAAAGATCTCACGTTGTTTAACTATATCTAA
- the flgK gene encoding flagellar hook-associated protein FlgK, with the protein MASDLLNIGTQSVLTAQKQLNTTGHNISNVNTDGYSRQSVIQGVNMPRQYGGQTYGMGVHVENVRRSWDQFAVKELNIATTDFSNKQDIEKNLDTLTKMLSSITSKKIPENLNDWFDALKTLADSPNDVGARKVLLEKADLIAKNLNGFHQTIYRGFEQTNNALEHGITRINQLAIEIRDLQRLMMKTPGPHNDLMDEHEKLVRELAEYTKVTVTPRKNAEGFNVHIGNGHTLVSGTEASQLTMIAGYPDVQQRRLAMIEGKGIKAISSKEIGGKMGALFDMRDKDIPYVLDEIGRLAVAFSYKVNHLQKQGLDLDGQVGRELFTDVNSDISAKRRVITHSDSEADMYVYIDDISQLKGGEYSVLYTGSEYVTTLPNGKQKKLTPVDDELYLDGMKIKIANPPEEGERFFIRPTRRGAADIQTEMNDPREIAAQSYEASTTFAQGTATFEIMRAGEIKEFEVNISATGQTFSVRDKKGNLILKDLPYPPSEPVEIMGTIFQLSSGALPNDKFTANLVPSEGDNGNLRKMQNIQTDKEMDDHEATIIDVYHNLNTNVGLKASTASRLTDVARLEKEAASERIASISGVNLDEEAANMMKFQHAYMASSRVMQAANDTFNTILQLR; encoded by the coding sequence ATGGCATCTGATTTGTTAAATATTGGTACTCAGAGTGTGTTAACGGCACAGAAGCAGTTAAACACGACTGGTCATAATATATCTAATGTAAATACAGATGGTTACAGTCGTCAGTCGGTGATCCAGGGCGTCAATATGCCCCGCCAGTATGGTGGTCAAACATACGGCATGGGCGTGCATGTGGAAAATGTTCGCCGCTCATGGGATCAGTTTGCCGTTAAAGAGCTAAATATTGCCACGACTGATTTTTCGAACAAGCAAGACATAGAAAAAAATCTGGACACTTTGACCAAGATGTTGTCATCGATTACGTCGAAAAAAATTCCGGAAAACCTGAACGATTGGTTTGATGCACTGAAGACTTTGGCAGATAGTCCGAATGATGTTGGTGCCCGTAAGGTACTGCTGGAAAAAGCGGATTTGATTGCTAAAAATCTGAATGGGTTTCATCAAACCATATACCGGGGTTTCGAGCAAACAAATAATGCGCTGGAACACGGTATTACCCGGATTAATCAGCTGGCTATAGAAATCAGAGACTTACAGCGCCTGATGATGAAAACACCAGGTCCACATAATGATTTGATGGATGAGCATGAAAAGCTGGTTCGCGAGTTAGCTGAATATACCAAAGTCACCGTGACGCCACGTAAAAATGCGGAAGGATTCAATGTTCATATCGGCAATGGTCATACGTTGGTATCCGGTACAGAGGCAAGTCAGCTGACAATGATTGCCGGTTATCCGGATGTACAACAGCGACGCTTGGCAATGATTGAAGGCAAAGGAATTAAAGCCATCTCTTCTAAGGAAATTGGGGGGAAAATGGGGGCTTTATTTGATATGCGGGATAAAGATATTCCATATGTCCTCGACGAAATTGGTCGTCTGGCTGTTGCTTTTTCTTACAAGGTGAACCACCTGCAGAAACAGGGACTAGACCTTGATGGCCAGGTTGGCAGAGAACTTTTCACCGATGTTAATTCTGATATTTCTGCAAAAAGGCGAGTCATTACACACAGTGACTCTGAGGCTGATATGTATGTTTATATTGATGATATCAGCCAGTTAAAAGGCGGAGAGTATTCAGTGTTATACACGGGTAGTGAATATGTGACGACATTGCCAAATGGAAAGCAGAAGAAACTGACACCTGTTGACGATGAATTATATCTTGATGGTATGAAGATCAAAATTGCGAATCCTCCAGAAGAGGGAGAGCGCTTCTTTATCCGGCCAACCCGGAGAGGTGCGGCGGATATTCAGACAGAGATGAATGATCCCAGAGAAATTGCCGCACAAAGCTACGAGGCGTCAACGACGTTTGCTCAGGGAACCGCAACGTTTGAAATCATGCGTGCCGGAGAGATAAAAGAGTTTGAAGTGAATATTTCCGCGACCGGGCAAACATTTTCCGTTCGCGATAAAAAAGGCAATTTGATTTTAAAAGATTTGCCTTATCCGCCGTCTGAACCGGTTGAAATCATGGGAACAATCTTCCAGCTTTCATCTGGCGCATTGCCCAATGATAAGTTTACAGCGAACCTTGTTCCTTCCGAAGGGGATAACGGTAACCTGAGAAAAATGCAGAATATTCAGACAGATAAAGAAATGGATGACCATGAAGCAACCATTATTGATGTTTATCATAATCTGAATACGAATGTTGGTCTGAAAGCATCTACGGCGTCACGTTTGACCGATGTCGCTCGTTTGGAAAAAGAGGCTGCATCTGAGCGTATTGCTTCAATTTCCGGAGTCAATCTGGATGAAGAAGCAGCAAATATGATGAAGTTCCAACATGCTTATATGGCTTCATCAAGGGTGATGCAGGCGGCCAATGACACTTTCAATACGATCCTGCAGTTGAGATAG
- the flgF gene encoding flagellar basal-body rod protein FlgF encodes MDRALFLAMSGAKQNMQAMQLRANNLANVSTTGFRADLAQARSMQTYGDGFPTRVFSMTERPGHSFKQGSVITTGRDLDVTVEGEGWISVLDKTGQEGLTRNGNFQVSQNGLLTSGSGHLVLGETGAPITLPVPLSKIEIGTDGTISVLPQGAPANAMEIVDRIKLVRPGNQSLYKDANGLFRAKDPNAAFEADAQVTLLPGALEGSNVNAVGEMTNLIDLQRQFEMQVKMMSTAEEMDKASDSLLRTS; translated from the coding sequence ATGGATCGTGCGTTATTTCTTGCAATGAGTGGTGCCAAGCAAAATATGCAGGCAATGCAGCTCAGAGCAAATAATCTGGCTAATGTAAGTACAACAGGGTTCAGGGCTGATTTAGCACAGGCTCGATCTATGCAAACTTATGGTGATGGCTTTCCTACACGTGTTTTTAGCATGACAGAGCGTCCCGGACATAGTTTTAAGCAGGGAAGTGTCATTACAACTGGTCGTGATCTGGATGTGACAGTTGAGGGAGAAGGCTGGATTTCTGTCCTCGATAAAACGGGTCAAGAAGGTCTGACACGAAATGGCAACTTTCAGGTGAGTCAAAATGGTTTGCTGACTTCAGGTTCCGGTCACTTAGTTCTTGGAGAAACAGGAGCACCCATAACTCTGCCTGTGCCTTTGAGTAAAATCGAAATTGGGACTGATGGAACCATTTCAGTGTTGCCTCAGGGTGCTCCGGCCAATGCAATGGAAATTGTTGATCGTATTAAATTGGTTCGTCCCGGAAATCAATCGTTATATAAAGATGCAAATGGTTTATTCCGTGCAAAAGATCCAAATGCTGCTTTTGAGGCAGATGCACAGGTCACGTTGCTTCCGGGTGCTTTAGAAGGCAGTAATGTGAATGCAGTTGGTGAGATGACAAATTTGATTGATTTGCAGCGTCAGTTTGAAATGCAGGTCAAAATGATGAGTACAGCAGAAGAGATGGATAAAGCATCTGATTCTCTGCTTCGTACGAGTTAA
- a CDS encoding flagellar basal body P-ring protein FlgI — protein sequence MKKIISFILIVLSFPFVAQAARIKDVAEVAGVRSNQLIGYGLVTGLPGTGESTPFTDQSFNAMLQNFGIQLPQGTKPKTKNVAAVMITAELPPFSKQGQTIDVTVSSVGSAKSLRGGTLMQTFLKGLDGKVYAVAQGNLVVSGFSANGADGSKLVGNTPTVGMISNGATVEREIPTPFTRGDYITFNLLDSDFTTAQRMADAVNQFLGPQMATAIDATSVKVRAPRDAGQRVAFLSAIENLEFNTAEGAAKIIVNSRTGTIVVGQHVRLKPAAVTHGGMTVAIKENLNVSQPGALAGGETAVVPDSDISVSEKKGKMFNFQPGVTLDDLVRAVNEVGAAPSDLMAILQALKQAGAIEGQLIII from the coding sequence ATGAAGAAAATCATATCCTTTATACTCATTGTTCTCAGCTTTCCTTTTGTTGCACAGGCTGCACGGATAAAGGATGTGGCTGAAGTTGCCGGTGTCCGGAGCAACCAGCTTATTGGATATGGTTTAGTGACTGGCTTGCCGGGTACCGGCGAATCGACGCCGTTTACCGACCAGAGCTTTAATGCCATGTTGCAAAATTTCGGCATACAGTTGCCGCAAGGAACAAAGCCTAAAACCAAAAATGTTGCTGCAGTGATGATCACTGCTGAGTTACCTCCTTTTTCTAAACAGGGACAGACAATCGATGTAACGGTTTCTTCTGTCGGTTCTGCCAAGAGTTTACGTGGCGGTACGCTTATGCAGACTTTTCTGAAAGGGTTAGATGGAAAGGTTTATGCAGTTGCTCAGGGGAATTTGGTGGTGAGTGGCTTTAGTGCTAATGGCGCTGATGGCTCTAAGCTGGTTGGCAACACACCGACAGTCGGTATGATTTCAAATGGTGCGACTGTTGAGCGGGAAATTCCTACACCTTTTACCCGTGGTGACTATATTACTTTCAATCTGCTTGATTCTGACTTCACGACGGCGCAGCGAATGGCGGATGCTGTAAATCAGTTTCTTGGACCACAAATGGCAACAGCCATTGATGCAACCTCAGTTAAAGTTCGGGCGCCAAGAGATGCCGGGCAGCGCGTTGCATTCCTGTCTGCGATTGAAAACCTTGAATTCAATACAGCAGAAGGCGCTGCAAAAATTATTGTGAATTCGCGAACCGGAACGATTGTTGTTGGCCAGCATGTGAGGCTGAAACCTGCAGCGGTAACGCATGGTGGGATGACCGTGGCTATCAAGGAAAATCTGAACGTAAGCCAACCTGGAGCTTTAGCTGGCGGGGAAACGGCTGTTGTGCCTGATTCCGATATCTCAGTGTCTGAGAAGAAAGGTAAAATGTTCAATTTTCAACCTGGGGTAACACTCGATGATTTGGTTCGTGCTGTGAATGAAGTTGGCGCAGCGCCTTCTGATTTGATGGCTATTTTGCAGGCTTTAAAACAAGCGGGTGCCATTGAAGGCCAGCTGATCATTATCTAG
- the flgJ gene encoding flagellar assembly peptidoglycan hydrolase FlgJ, whose product MNNNGTKDIGFIQDISQLDRLRKQAVSGDKQSENEALKAAAKQFESVFTSMLLKSMRDANSEFKTDLFNSQTENFYRQMLDDQMSSELSTSGKLGLADMIVAQLSANSGQDEQGKTKDAATPDQLQAALEKVRKYHQDAALAKNSPQMTDIPASSQIDEPRVFKSPESFIETMKPYAEKAARALGIDSSLLLAQAALETGWGQKVVSNAAGSSHNLFNIKADRRWQGDKVTSQTLEYRDQIPVMEKAAFRSYSNYQDSFDDYVRFLAENPRYSTALNQHGNDQQFIREIHQAGYATDPDYANKVLRVQAKIKQMD is encoded by the coding sequence ATGAATAATAACGGAACAAAAGATATTGGTTTTATTCAGGATATTTCTCAACTGGATAGACTACGTAAGCAGGCTGTCAGTGGGGACAAACAAAGTGAAAATGAAGCATTAAAGGCTGCGGCAAAACAGTTCGAATCTGTTTTCACTTCCATGTTGCTGAAATCAATGAGAGATGCGAATTCAGAGTTTAAAACAGACCTGTTTAACAGCCAGACAGAAAATTTTTATCGGCAGATGCTCGATGACCAAATGTCCAGTGAATTGAGTACATCGGGTAAACTTGGCCTGGCAGATATGATTGTTGCTCAGTTATCCGCAAACTCAGGTCAGGATGAACAGGGGAAGACAAAAGATGCGGCTACGCCGGATCAATTGCAGGCCGCACTTGAGAAAGTAAGAAAATACCATCAGGACGCGGCACTGGCGAAAAATTCTCCTCAGATGACTGACATACCCGCTTCGTCTCAGATTGATGAACCTCGTGTCTTCAAATCACCAGAGTCTTTCATTGAAACGATGAAGCCTTATGCTGAAAAAGCGGCCAGGGCTTTAGGGATTGATTCATCTCTTCTCCTTGCTCAGGCGGCACTGGAAACGGGATGGGGGCAAAAAGTTGTCAGCAATGCGGCAGGTAGTAGCCACAACCTGTTTAATATTAAAGCAGATCGACGCTGGCAAGGTGATAAAGTCACTTCTCAAACACTGGAATATCGTGATCAGATTCCGGTGATGGAGAAAGCAGCATTTCGTTCATACAGTAATTATCAGGATAGTTTTGATGATTATGTGAGATTTCTTGCTGAAAATCCCAGATATAGCACAGCATTGAATCAGCACGGGAACGACCAGCAGTTTATCCGGGAGATACATCAGGCTGGATATGCAACAGACCCTGATTATGCAAATAAAGTATTAAGAGTTCAGGCAAAAATTAAACAAATGGATTAA